In one Calonectris borealis chromosome 23, bCalBor7.hap1.2, whole genome shotgun sequence genomic region, the following are encoded:
- the TMEM82 gene encoding transmembrane protein 82 has protein sequence MFSLGSWLPALPGLAWGWALLDALLQGLVGACAVSVLCSLLKVYLYIQCLNDPERQAEKEAIRAQRRVLEPLHVAVLTAVLALVGSRVAALVVLEFSLRAVSTVLSLGKGAHSSQLYLLCQYSLGCGVSCGLSFLLEGAPHGTCNLVLAAGLAGLLAAYARRLARHVCTLYELHSRAHYCGVCILLLAAGHGIPRLLRNALAVTFTVADLAAVALINRDFLSTAEAVRFWTPLTICYALLVIYMQEEPRQSAGGRAVYQTVLVRMGGLFILLLTVGRWTDILHVLVSLLGELWCLLRAGVMLGACQRQDFAQQSRLERRLGSGSEEAS, from the exons atgttttctctgggGTCCTGGCTGCCGGCGTTGCCCGGGCTGGCGTGGGGCTGGGCGCTGCTGGATGCGCTCCTGCAAG GGTTGGTGGGTGCCTGCGCCGTCTCGGTGCTCTGCAGCCTCCTGAAGGTTTATCTCTACATCCAGTGCCTGAA CGACCCGGAGAGGCAGGCGGAGAAGGAGGCGATCCGGGCGCAGCGGCGGGTGCTGGAGCCGCTGCACGTGGCGGTGCTGACGGCGGTGCTGGCGCTGGTGGGCTCCCGCGTGGCCGCGCTGGTGGTGCTGGAGTTCTCCCTGCGCGCCGTCTCCACCGTCCTCTCCCTCGGCAAG GGCGCCCACAGCAGCCAGCTCTACCTGCTGTGCCAGTACTCGCTGGGCTGCGGGGTGTCCTGCGGCCTCAGCTTCTTGCTGGAAGGGGCTCCCCACGGAACCTGCAACCTGGtgctggcggcggggctggcggggctgctgGCCGCCTACGCCCGGCGCCTGGCTCGTCACGTCTGCACCCTCTACGAGCTGCACAGCCGAGCACATTACTGCGGCGtctgcatcctcctcctcgccgccggTCATGGCATTCCCCGGCTGCTCCGAAACGCTTTGGCCGTCACCTTCACCGTGGCCGACCTGGCTGCCGTGGCGCTCATCAACCGGGATTTCCTCTCCACGGCGGAGGCCGTCCGCTTCTGGACGCCGCTCACCATCTGCTACGCGCTGCTGGTCATCTACATGCAAG AGGAGCCGCGGCAgagcgccggcgggcgggcggttTACCAGACGGTGCTGGTACGGATGGGCggcctcttcatcctcctcctcaccgTCGGCCGTTGGACCGACATCCTCCACGTCCTCGTCTCGCTGCTGGGAGAGCTCTGGTGCCTGCTCCGCGCCGGCGTCATGCTGGGGGCATGCCAGCGGCAG GATTTTGCCCAGCAGTCGCGGTTGGAGAGAAGGTTGGGATCGGGATCGGAGGAGGCATCCTGA
- the SLC25A34 gene encoding solute carrier family 25 member 34 isoform X2 gives MSWPVLGPPPPPRGFIQLAAGGGGRWLRVPPKTALPRLLFQFYRAFFFFFFFVFGRNSPFFPYLRRGTVKSRETRTPRRDWAARRPSLPGGGGGTRTPRPDLCPISLPKLGGRLRTGGGGWFAGGGARSLAPPYFFFPRSGGGKVEPGATPAGRCCMAAGAGALAPFPGSPQASLHEFPYPPQNRPRVAPGSPTGGVPPATDLVLGAAAGCLACVLTNPLEVVKTRLQLQGELQPPGTYPRPYRGVLRAVGAVCRADGLRGLQKGLAAGLLYQGLMNGVRFYCYSRAEDAGWTGYPGGTVAAGAVAGAVGAFVGSPAYLVKTHLQAQTLAAMAVGHQHNHESISGAFESIYKQHGVAGLWRGVTGAVPRVAVGSAAQLATFASAKDWVCERQGKLYRGFWDCILQIASKEGLLGLYKGIGAVYLRLGPHTVLSLFFWDELRKMVRHQQPPGP, from the exons ATGAGTTGGCCAGtcctcggcccccccccccccccccgggggttcATCCAgctggctgcggggggggggggcagatggCTGCGTGTGCCCCCCAAAACCGCCCTTCCTCggcttttatttcaattttatcgcgcctttttttttttttttttttttgtctttggcagAAACagccctttttttccctatttgcgCCGGGGCACCGTCAAGTCACGTGAGACCAGGACGCCCCGCCGGGACTGGGCTGCCAGGCGTCCGtcgctgccggggggggggggggggacacgcaccCCCAGGCCTGACCTTTGCCCCATATCCCTTCCCAAATTGGGGGGGCGGCTTCGGACTGGGGGGGGCGGTTGGTTTGCAGGAGGCggcgctcgctcgctcgctcccccctattttttttttccccgcagtgggggggggaaggtggagcCTGGGGCCACCCCCGCAGGCAGGTGCTGCAtggcggcgggcgccggggccCTCGCACCCTTCCCCGGGTCCCCCCAGGCCTCCCTGCATGAATTCCCTTATcccccccaaaacagaccccgCGTCGCACCGGGTTCCCCAACCGGGGGGGTACCACCGGCTACCGATTTAGTGCTGGGGGCGGCGGCCGGTTGCTTGGCCTGCGTCCTCACCAACCCGCTGGAGGTGGTCAAGACgcggctgcagctgcagggcgAGTTGCAGCCCCCCGGCACCTACCCCCGGCCCTACCGGGGGGTGCTGCGGGCGGTGGGGGCCGTGTGCCGGGCCGacgggctgcgggggctgcagaAGGGCCTGGCCGCCGGCCTCCTCTACCAGGGGCTGATGAACGGCGTCCGGTTTTATTGCTATTCCCGCGCCGAGGACGCCGGCTGGACGGGGTATCCCGGTGGTACCGTGGCCGCCGGGGCCGTGGCCGGGGCGGTGGGAGCCTTCGTGGGCAGCCCCGCGTACCTG gtcaaGACCCACCTCCAAGCCCAGACGCTGGCGGCCATGGCCGTGGGCCACCAGCACAACCACGAG aGCATTTCCGGGGCTTTCGAGAGCATCTACAAGCAGCACGGGGTggcggggctgtggcggggggtgACGGGCGCCGTGCCCCGCGTGGCGGTGGGCTCAGCCGCGCAGCTCGCCACCTTCGCCTCCGCCAAGGACTGGGTCTGCGAGCGCCAG ggCAAGCTCTACCGGGGTTTTTGGGATTGCATCCTGCAAATCGCCAGCAAAGAGGGGCTGCTGGGCTTGTACAAGGGCATCGGCGCCGTCTACCTCCGCCTCGGCCCCCACACCGTCCTCAGCCTCTTCTTTTGGGACGAGCTCAGGAAGATGGtgcggcaccagcagcccccggggccgtAG
- the FBLIM1 gene encoding filamin-binding LIM protein 1 → MRPGNSSHRSGPSAASAMLPGKAEKRIASSVFITLVPPQREAATKEKTQRETQPDGAEVPGTRHPRTPPLRPPTLPNGETRPAAPVPSSPPVLILSEAPQPLSAEALGPALQQLDLAAPATLQAPSAFPAELRPPKFCQEQAGKLQWQDANGYPERDSSRDICAFCHKAVGPREPTVEAMRKQYHADCFTCRTCHRLLAGQRYYQKDGRPMCDACYQATLEKCAKCRGLIAERIVRALGKGYHPGCFSCAACGRAIGTESFAVDERDEVYCVADFYRKYAVVCSACEHPIVPREDKDTYKIECLGRSFHESCYRCESCGTPLSPEPTENGCYPLDDHLLCKSCHVRRRNESSC, encoded by the exons ATGAGACCGGGCAACTCATCACACAG GTCCGGCCCTTCCGCAGCTTCCGCGATGCTACCGGGGAAAGCGGAGAAGAGGATCGCCTCGTCTGTCTTCATCACCCTGGTGCCGCCGCAGAGGGAGGCGGCCACCAAGGAGAAAACCCAAAGGGAGACGCAGCCGGATGGTGCTGAGGTCCCGGGCACCCGTCACCCCCGGACCCCACCGCTGCGACCCCCCACATTGCCCAACGGAG AAACCCGCCCAGCAGCCCCTGTGCCTTCGTCCCCACCGGTCCTCATCCTCTCCGAAGCGCCCCAGCCCTTGTCCGCGGAGGCACTGGGTCCAGCGCTGCAGCAACTGGACCTGGCGGCACCCGCCACCCTTCAG GCCCCTTCCGCCTTCCCTGCCGAATTGAGGCCGCCCAAATTTTGCCAGGAACAAGCAGGCAAGCTGCAGTGGCAGGATGCGAATGGATACCCGGAGAGGGACAGCTCCAGAG ACATCTGCGCCTTCTGCCACAAAGCGGTGGGGCCCCGGGAGCCGACGGTGGAGGCGATGCGGAAGCAGTACCACGCCGACTGCTTCACCTGCCGGACCTGCCACCGGCTCCTTGCCGGCCAGCGCTACTACCAAAAAGATGGGCGTCCCATGTGCGACGCCTGCTACCAG GCCACGCTGGAGAAATGTGCCAAGTGCCGAGGGCTGATCGCGGAGCGCATCGTCCGTGCCCTGGGCAAGGGCTACCACCCCGGCTGCTTCTCCTGCGCCGCCTGCGGCCGGGCCATCGGCACCGAGAGCTTTGCTGTGGACGAGCGGGATGAGGTGTACTGCGTGGCTGACTTCTACAG GAAATACGCCGTGGTTTGCAGCGCCTGCGAGCACCCCATCGTCCCCCGCGAGGACAAGGACACCTACAAGATCGAGTGCCTGGGACGCAGTTTCCACGAGAGCTGCTACCGCTGCGAG AGCTGCGGGACGCCCCTGTCGCCAGAGCCGACGGAGAACGGGTGCTACCCCCTGGACGACCACCTCCTCTGCAAGTCCTGCCACGTCCGCCGGCGGAACGAGTCATCCTGCTAA
- the SLC25A34 gene encoding solute carrier family 25 member 34 isoform X1, protein MSWPVLGPPPPPRGFIQLAAGGGGRWLRVPPKTALPRLLFQFYRAFFFFFFFVFGRNSPFFPYLRRGTVKSRETRTPRRDWAARRPSLPGGGGGTRTPRPDLCPISLPKLGGRLRTGGGGWFAGGGARSLAPPYFFFPRSGGGKVEPGATPAGRCCMAAGAGALAPFPGSPQASLHEFPYPPQNRPRVAPGSPTGGVPPATDLVLGAAAGCLACVLTNPLEVVKTRLQLQGELQPPGTYPRPYRGVLRAVGAVCRADGLRGLQKGLAAGLLYQGLMNGVRFYCYSRAEDAGWTGYPGGTVAAGAVAGAVGAFVGSPAYLVKTHLQAQTLAAMAVGHQHNHESISGAFESIYKQHGVAGLWRGVTGAVPRVAVGSAAQLATFASAKDWVCERQWFGEGSWAAVLAGGMVSGVAVAVTMTPFDVVSTRLYNQPVDADGAGKLYRGFWDCILQIASKEGLLGLYKGIGAVYLRLGPHTVLSLFFWDELRKMVRHQQPPGP, encoded by the exons ATGAGTTGGCCAGtcctcggcccccccccccccccccgggggttcATCCAgctggctgcggggggggggggcagatggCTGCGTGTGCCCCCCAAAACCGCCCTTCCTCggcttttatttcaattttatcgcgcctttttttttttttttttttttgtctttggcagAAACagccctttttttccctatttgcgCCGGGGCACCGTCAAGTCACGTGAGACCAGGACGCCCCGCCGGGACTGGGCTGCCAGGCGTCCGtcgctgccggggggggggggggggacacgcaccCCCAGGCCTGACCTTTGCCCCATATCCCTTCCCAAATTGGGGGGGCGGCTTCGGACTGGGGGGGGCGGTTGGTTTGCAGGAGGCggcgctcgctcgctcgctcccccctattttttttttccccgcagtgggggggggaaggtggagcCTGGGGCCACCCCCGCAGGCAGGTGCTGCAtggcggcgggcgccggggccCTCGCACCCTTCCCCGGGTCCCCCCAGGCCTCCCTGCATGAATTCCCTTATcccccccaaaacagaccccgCGTCGCACCGGGTTCCCCAACCGGGGGGGTACCACCGGCTACCGATTTAGTGCTGGGGGCGGCGGCCGGTTGCTTGGCCTGCGTCCTCACCAACCCGCTGGAGGTGGTCAAGACgcggctgcagctgcagggcgAGTTGCAGCCCCCCGGCACCTACCCCCGGCCCTACCGGGGGGTGCTGCGGGCGGTGGGGGCCGTGTGCCGGGCCGacgggctgcgggggctgcagaAGGGCCTGGCCGCCGGCCTCCTCTACCAGGGGCTGATGAACGGCGTCCGGTTTTATTGCTATTCCCGCGCCGAGGACGCCGGCTGGACGGGGTATCCCGGTGGTACCGTGGCCGCCGGGGCCGTGGCCGGGGCGGTGGGAGCCTTCGTGGGCAGCCCCGCGTACCTG gtcaaGACCCACCTCCAAGCCCAGACGCTGGCGGCCATGGCCGTGGGCCACCAGCACAACCACGAG aGCATTTCCGGGGCTTTCGAGAGCATCTACAAGCAGCACGGGGTggcggggctgtggcggggggtgACGGGCGCCGTGCCCCGCGTGGCGGTGGGCTCAGCCGCGCAGCTCGCCACCTTCGCCTCCGCCAAGGACTGGGTCTGCGAGCGCCAG TGGTTCGGGGAGGGCAGCTGGGCCGCGGTGCTGGCGGGGGGCATGGTGAGCGGCGTGGCCGTGGCGGTGACGATGACGCCCTTCGACGTGGTCAGCACCCGTCTCTACAACCAGCCGGTGGACGCTGACGGCGCA ggCAAGCTCTACCGGGGTTTTTGGGATTGCATCCTGCAAATCGCCAGCAAAGAGGGGCTGCTGGGCTTGTACAAGGGCATCGGCGCCGTCTACCTCCGCCTCGGCCCCCACACCGTCCTCAGCCTCTTCTTTTGGGACGAGCTCAGGAAGATGGtgcggcaccagcagcccccggggccgtAG